The Pseudorhodobacter turbinis genome contains a region encoding:
- the lptG gene encoding LPS export ABC transporter permease LptG, which produces MTLSLYFVTRFLKVVAQVLLVFFGILMLTDMVEQLRRFANQSITLTEAAILSLFNVPATLYTILPLIFILAAIALFLSLAKSSELVVVRASGRSGLRFLMAPVGAALVAGLLIVAILNPLVAATSKEYDLLYARQASGSESVLSLNDDALWLRQGSAEGQTVIKAARTGHDGTQLFGASFMIFAPDGTPLQRVEAEEALLEAGQWVLTRAKYWDLTAPNPELAATQKASATLASELTPDRIRDGFGDPAAIPIWSLPSYIIKLEQAGFSARAHRVWLQMEMALPLLLAAMVLIAAGFTMRHARGGKTGQMVLFALSGGFAIFFLRNFAQVLGENGQIPVYLAAWSPPVAAILLSLGLLLHLEDG; this is translated from the coding sequence ATGACGCTGAGCCTTTATTTTGTTACACGGTTCCTGAAGGTTGTGGCACAGGTTTTGCTGGTGTTTTTCGGCATTTTGATGCTGACCGACATGGTGGAACAATTGCGGCGTTTCGCCAATCAAAGCATCACCCTGACCGAGGCCGCTATTCTGTCGCTCTTCAATGTACCCGCAACCCTTTATACCATCCTGCCGTTGATCTTTATCCTTGCCGCGATCGCGCTGTTTTTATCCCTCGCCAAAAGCAGCGAGCTGGTCGTCGTGCGCGCATCGGGGCGGTCCGGCTTGCGGTTTTTGATGGCGCCTGTGGGGGCCGCACTGGTTGCCGGGCTGTTGATTGTGGCCATTCTCAACCCTTTGGTCGCCGCCACCTCCAAGGAATATGATCTGCTTTATGCCCGTCAGGCCAGCGGCAGCGAAAGCGTTTTGTCGCTGAACGATGATGCGCTTTGGCTGCGTCAGGGCAGTGCCGAGGGGCAGACCGTGATCAAGGCCGCGCGTACGGGGCATGACGGCACACAGCTTTTCGGGGCCAGCTTCATGATCTTTGCCCCCGACGGCACCCCCCTGCAAAGGGTCGAGGCCGAGGAGGCATTGCTGGAGGCAGGCCAATGGGTGTTGACCCGCGCCAAATACTGGGATCTGACCGCCCCCAACCCTGAACTTGCCGCCACCCAAAAAGCCAGTGCAACCCTTGCATCGGAACTGACGCCAGACCGCATTCGTGACGGTTTCGGTGATCCCGCGGCAATTCCGATCTGGTCTCTTCCCAGCTATATCATCAAGCTGGAACAGGCTGGCTTTTCCGCCCGCGCCCACCGCGTCTGGTTGCAGATGGAAATGGCCTTGCCACTGCTTTTGGCGGCGATGGTTTTAATCGCCGCCGGTTTCACCATGCGCCATGCACGGGGCGGCAAAACCGGCCAGATGGTGCTTTTTGCGCTTTCGGGCGGATTTGCGATTTTCTTTTTGCGCAATTTCGCGCAAGTGCTGGGAGAGAACGGGCAGATCCCCGTTTACCTCGCCGCATGGAGCCCACCTGTCGCGGCGATCCTGTTGTCGCTGGGTCTTTTGTTGCATCTGGAGGACGGATGA